One Thunnus thynnus chromosome 18, fThuThy2.1, whole genome shotgun sequence genomic region harbors:
- the znf512 gene encoding zinc finger protein 512B: MDPAHIGGDMSPLYVPRKRKSVQSQPKSGVPCPVVQRMPERACELTAVGYSKNDESQAQDALKMKRTYGRKRFEDLQSVSIGTVDYPTSSCSVMSSGSLANGADPGSMAPPSARLPPRLVAKDVWPQGPEASREQSQPQDQSWNSNRDRGPDAWAPGRDRPQEQVWNSGRDRVGHSSQDQTWIPGRDRAHTGQDQAWMSGRDRGPEQAWAAGRDRGQDQAWNAGRDPGRDRASSGPEQAWSTSRSQDQAWSNTSRERGHVWRPDFNMKKVQRVEMERSPPVNNFPQPPEGRESCSDAASGGVQNNPEASTSQPSEEQKPPIVSTKKEPPTYPPGSQEERWQLQIVAKGRVTCPKCKSVSRKTVEGLKKHMENCRLQPFTCQHCGKQLKSSTGMKYHIMADHSHLPSADDAKDLDDRAIKDKLRKILKRLGKLKCSKEGCNAAFTSIMGYVYHMKKCGKEESELEKMLLNCSHCGKTYKSKAGLEYHLKSEHAPTPQKTEEDEALKAQGEANPERTASGRVQRASAQVANFHLAEIANNELPKDWPKRKFQSDLVPDDKKLKYARPGLPAFSQEVLRKWKNEVKLQRKVHCPNQGCGSTYTSVSGLKAHLGLCTRGDFEAGKYRCLICNKEFNSESGVKYHINSVHSQDWFVTNKKASKKFEKFLKNQPKDTFVHNVDKPIMDQYNHHHLQHHQQHHHHHHHHHHHHHQQQHQLQHQPMQHPLQPLHHLQHQTQLLHPEHQNLPPQVDTQLQQPVLHYTPLEPPPGPLGVVSYCRQDKKNSDDDDDDDDDVETVSWHIEHQVHSQSSRLICSHRSSCSRGLQQSRRVDTSSADELLQAF; the protein is encoded by the exons ATGGACCCTGCTCACATCGGAGGGGATATGTCACCTTTGTATGTGCCAAGAAAGAGAAAGTCAGTCCAGTCACAACCAAAAAGTGGAGTGCCATGTCCag TTGTTCAGCGAATGCCAGAACGAGCCTGTGAACTGACTGCAGTAGGATACTCTAAG AATGACGAGTCTCAAGCCCAAGATGCTCTAAAGATGAAAAGAACTTATGGTAGAAAAAG GTTCGAGGACCTTCAGAGTGTTTCCATAGGAACAGTAGATTACCCAACCAGCAGCTGCtcggtgatgtcatcagggagTCTGGCCAATGGGGCGGACCCAGGCTCCATGGCTCCGCCCTCTGCAAGGCTGCCTCCGAGACTAGTGGCGAAGGATGTGTGGCCCCAGGGCCCCGAGGCCAGCAGGGAGCAGTCGCAGCCTCAGGACCAGAGCTGGAACTCCAACAGGGACCGGGGCCCCGACGCCTGGGCTCCGGGTAGAGACCGACCGCAGGAGCAAGTCTGGAACTCTGGCAGAGACAGAGTGGGACACTCCAGTCAAGACCAGACATGGATACCAGGCAGGGACAGGGCACATACCGGACAGGACCAGGCCTGGATGTCGGGTCGGGACCGAGGGCCCGAGCAGGCCTGGGCGGCTGGCAGAGACCGAGGCCAGGATCAGGCCTGGAACGCAGGCAGGGATCCAGGAAGAGACCGGGCCTCTTCAGGACCAGAGCAGGCGTGGAGTACAAGCCGAAGTCAAGACCAAGCCTGGAGCAACACGAGCAGGGAGAGAGGACACGTCTGGAGACCCG ACTTCAACATGAAGAAAGTCCAGAGAGTAGAGATGGAGAGAAGCCCACCTGTAAATAACTTCCCACAGCCTCCAGAGGGCAGAGAGTCCT GTTCAGATGCAGCCAGCGGTGGAGTCCAAAACAACCCAGAAGCCTCGACCTCTCAGCCCAGTGAGGAGCAGAAACCACCAATCGTCTCCACCAAGAAGGAGCCTCCTACTTATCCTCCAG GAAGTCAAGAGGAGCGTTGGCAGCTCCAGATTGTAGCTAAAGGCAGAGTCACATGTCCCAAATGTAAAAGTGTAAGCAGGAAGACTGTGGAGGGGCTGAAGAAACACATGGAGAACTGCCGACTG CAACCTTTTACCTGTCAACACTGTGGGAAACAGCTGAAGTCTTCAACAGGGATGAAATATCACATCATGGCTGATCACAGCCATTTG cCCTCAGCAGACGACGCCAAGGACCTGGATGATCGTGCCATTAAAGACAAACTACGTAAAATCCTGAAGAGGTTGGGCAAATTAAAGTGCTCTAAAGAG GGCTGTAATGCCGCCTTCACCAGCATCATGGGATACGTGTATCACATGAAGAAGTGCGGGAAGGAGGAGTCGGAGCTGGAGAAGATGCTGCTGAATTGTTCTCACTGTGGGAAAACCTACAAGTCCAAGGCCGGTCTGGAGTACCACCTTAAATCAGAACATGCTCCT ACGCCCCAGAAGACCGAGGAAGACGAGGCACTGAAGGCCCAAGGAGAGGCCAACCCCGAGAGGACGGCCAGCGGCAGGGTGCAGCGAGCCTCGGCGCAGGTGGCCAACTTCCACCTGGCTGAGATTGCCAACAACGAGCTGCCTAAAGACTGGCCCAAGAGGAAGTTTCAGTCAGACCTGGTGCCCGACGACAAAAAG TTAAAATATGCCCGACCAGGTCTGCCGGCCTTCAGCCAGGAGGTGCTGAGGAAGTGGAAGAATGAGGTGAAGCTGCAGAGGAAAGTTCACTGTCCCAACCAG GGTTGTGGCTCCACCTACACCAGTGTGTCTGGACTAAAGGCTCATCTGGGACTCTGCACAAGG GGCGACTTTGAGGCTGGAAAATACAGATGCCTGATCTGCAATAAAGAGTTTAACTCAGAGAGTGGAGTGAAATACCACATCAACTCTGTCCATTCACAG GACTGGTTtgtgacaaacaaaaaagcCTCCAAGAAATTTGAGAAGTTCCTCAAAAACCAGCCCAAGGACACGTTTGTCCATAATGTTGACAAGCCGATCATGGATCAGTACAACCATCACCACCTCCAGCATCACCAGCagcatcaccaccaccaccaccaccaccaccaccaccaccatcagcaGCAACACCAACTCCAGCACCAACCCATGCAGCACCCACTGCAGCCACTGCATCACCTCCAGCACCAGACCCAGCTCCTCCATCCAGAGCACCAGAACCTCCCTCCACAGGTGGACACGCAGCTCCAGCAGCCGGTACTCCACTACACCCCTCTAGAACCTCCACCTGGACCGTT